In one Gemmatimonadales bacterium genomic region, the following are encoded:
- a CDS encoding STAS domain-containing protein — protein MKIDAVRDEGGGATVLRLGGRLDREGAEHLSNTLEDLLRDGVRSLTIDLQTVTYISSAGTKVLARWQRELAGLRGEVQLTSLPPALQEMLAVAGWQAPGSGAPRTADLRLSHWQMQSGSARSGQYQVSSRVPEGALICRLHGHPDRLTKAAYGPDECAVVPFPGHGFGLGLGAIGGSYDDCHDRMGELVSVAGCLAYFPSDARMADYLVGEGPTAPRAVLASGLSCEGEFSKLVRFSAEPEAGAIPLSELAAICLEATGGKVAGMVIAAETAGLAGARLRRSPAGPAGPGVRLEVPAVREWLSFAPERTYAMTTTLIAGVAARAPKGELAAHLRPLGFMGQLYGHFHAAVFSYQPLPQRTVELRDLLRGLFENHQLRDVLHLLWDDRGETGVGESALVRGVAWVSPVTQIS, from the coding sequence ATGAAGATCGACGCCGTCCGGGACGAGGGCGGGGGCGCCACGGTCCTGCGGCTCGGCGGACGCCTGGACCGGGAGGGGGCCGAGCACCTCTCCAACACGCTGGAGGACCTCCTCCGGGATGGCGTGCGGTCGCTGACCATCGACCTGCAGACCGTCACCTACATCAGCTCCGCCGGCACCAAGGTGCTGGCCCGCTGGCAGCGCGAGCTGGCCGGCCTTCGCGGCGAGGTGCAGCTCACCTCGCTCCCGCCGGCGTTGCAGGAGATGCTGGCGGTCGCCGGGTGGCAGGCGCCCGGTTCCGGCGCCCCCAGGACTGCGGATCTCCGGCTGTCCCATTGGCAGATGCAGTCCGGTTCCGCCCGGAGCGGCCAGTACCAGGTGTCCTCCCGGGTGCCGGAGGGCGCGCTGATCTGTCGCCTGCACGGCCATCCCGATCGGCTGACCAAGGCCGCCTATGGCCCGGACGAGTGCGCCGTCGTGCCCTTCCCGGGCCACGGCTTCGGCCTGGGTTTGGGCGCGATCGGCGGCAGCTACGACGACTGCCACGATCGGATGGGAGAGCTGGTCTCGGTGGCCGGCTGCCTCGCCTACTTCCCCAGCGACGCCCGCATGGCCGATTACCTGGTGGGCGAGGGTCCCACCGCGCCGCGTGCCGTGCTGGCCTCGGGTCTGAGCTGCGAAGGGGAGTTCTCCAAGCTGGTGCGGTTCAGCGCGGAGCCCGAGGCCGGCGCGATTCCCTTGTCCGAGCTGGCGGCGATCTGTCTCGAGGCCACCGGCGGCAAGGTCGCCGGGATGGTCATCGCGGCGGAGACGGCCGGGCTCGCCGGGGCAAGGCTGCGGCGCTCCCCGGCCGGCCCCGCCGGCCCGGGCGTCCGGCTGGAGGTTCCCGCCGTGCGCGAGTGGCTGTCGTTCGCCCCGGAGCGTACCTACGCCATGACGACGACGCTCATCGCCGGAGTGGCGGCGCGGGCACCCAAGGGGGAGCTTGCGGCGCACCTCCGCCCGCTCGGCTTCATGGGACAGCTCTACGGCCACTTTCACGCCGCGGTGTTCTCCTACCAGCCGCTGCCCCAGCGGACGGTGGAGCTTCGGGACCTGTTGCGCGGATTGTTCGAGAACCATCAGCTCCGAGACGTCCTGCATCTCCTGTGGGACGACCGGGGGGAGACCGGAGTGGGCGAGAGCGCGCTGGTGCGCGGTGTCGCCTGGGTGTCGCCCGTCACCCAGATCTCCTGA
- a CDS encoding ABC transporter substrate-binding protein, producing the protein MSGHRGIPLLPVASARLAGLMACLALGIGCSGKPDAKAGSADQPAAAGTSAQGAKPLIALIRAADWMGSEWGEDAIKVGLQESDLEAGRDYELKVSSAQGDLATLPSLIDAAIDAKAKVIVTLQDATLEAAVQRAKAIPIVFDLLSDPFAAGAGTSDSNHLPNITGVYSPGFGDPEQTRRVELIQHMVPKPRRIGILFSPEDKLSVVFKDRMTKAAKQAGLQVSDAPVSNVGDVAQATQTLCGQKVNAIELYGNVAHAGFAGLIKAANECKVPVFSPAPFEVLQGAVAAFFPDFQEGGVEAGHMIARILKGESPGAIPFYRVKTTKLAVNPGGAGKIGVTLSPDMVKQADTVVGEGAKKK; encoded by the coding sequence ATGAGCGGCCATCGGGGGATCCCCCTCCTGCCCGTCGCGTCAGCTCGGCTCGCCGGGCTCATGGCCTGTCTGGCGCTGGGTATCGGCTGCAGCGGGAAGCCGGACGCCAAGGCCGGCTCGGCGGACCAGCCCGCGGCCGCGGGCACCAGCGCCCAGGGCGCCAAGCCGCTGATCGCCCTCATCCGCGCCGCCGACTGGATGGGAAGCGAGTGGGGCGAGGACGCGATCAAGGTGGGGCTGCAGGAGTCCGACCTGGAGGCCGGCCGGGACTACGAGCTCAAGGTCTCCAGCGCCCAGGGTGATCTCGCCACCCTCCCGAGCCTCATCGACGCCGCCATCGACGCCAAGGCCAAGGTCATCGTGACCCTGCAGGACGCCACCCTGGAGGCGGCGGTCCAGCGCGCCAAGGCGATTCCGATCGTCTTCGACCTTCTGTCCGATCCGTTCGCCGCCGGGGCCGGCACCAGCGACTCCAACCACCTCCCCAACATCACCGGCGTGTACTCGCCCGGCTTCGGAGACCCGGAGCAGACCAGGCGGGTGGAGCTGATCCAGCACATGGTGCCCAAGCCGCGCCGGATCGGCATCCTGTTCAGCCCCGAGGACAAGCTGTCGGTGGTCTTCAAGGACCGGATGACCAAGGCGGCCAAGCAGGCCGGCCTGCAGGTGAGCGACGCGCCGGTCAGCAACGTCGGTGACGTTGCTCAAGCGACTCAGACGCTCTGTGGCCAGAAGGTCAACGCGATCGAGCTCTACGGGAACGTGGCCCACGCGGGGTTCGCCGGCCTCATCAAGGCGGCCAACGAATGCAAGGTGCCGGTCTTCTCCCCGGCGCCGTTCGAGGTGCTGCAGGGGGCCGTCGCCGCCTTCTTCCCCGACTTCCAGGAGGGTGGGGTCGAGGCCGGCCACATGATCGCGCGGATCCTCAAGGGCGAGAGTCCCGGCGCCATCCCCTTCTACCGGGTGAAGACCACCAAGCTGGCGGTCAATCCGGGCGGTGCCGGCAAGATCGGCGTCACCCTCTCGCCGGATATGGTGAAACAGGCCGATACCGTCGTGGGCGAGGGCGCCAAGAAGAAATGA